TTTCTTTCCTGAGTACcaggagtgcccgacaaaaagtactcggtaaAGAAGCAGTTGCCAATGTACAGTCGCAGAGACTTCTTTGTTGagagtcacactcggcaaagacttcgccgagtgttttccagGCTTTGATGAGTGCCTGAAGCATTCGGCAAAGCAGCTGTGTTCAGTAGTGAAACCATCGGAAATTTATGGTTTTGCTGTTGTGGTGACCTTTCTAGGCTTTCTTGCCCATTATTTTCACCTTTTACTTCTATCCTAATTTATAGAAAACTTAAATGATAGAAAATGCTTTCTAGTATCTTTCTTTGTAAGTTTTAAGCCTTCTTCAAGTAATTTTAGAAGATTTTACAAACATATGCTCCTTTAATTTAGTTTACGTTCCGCTTGAGCACTTTTGACAAAGTGATGTCTATGActatggtttgtaataatactacacactctttattattattcgagcactgtgcggtAATGTGATATTTATGTAATTGTTATGTACGTAATTTAGATCCTAGTATGTACATAGTTCATATTCGATTTGTCTTCTGAAATCGTGTATGATAGACTTGCTCCCTCCTAGTTCTCTCTTTTCGATATTTTGTTATGCAACAATAGTCAAGTTTTTTTATTAAACACTAAAATATAAACTTAATAAGCCATAAAGACCATTTTCTTACACTTAAAAATAAAGATATGATCTATGTCACACTAGTAAAAAATGTTTGTCACTCACGCGATACTTGTCCCCGTCCCGCAGACACTCATCACCCTAGCCCTCGCTCCCCCCTGAGACCCTAACATCAACTCTGTTTTCGACGCGCTCTGTCTGCCATAAATTCCATTTTCTTACACTTAAAAATAAAGATACGATCTATGTCATATAAGTTATATGTAATAGCATTGCTGACTAATACACTAAATGTCCATTAGTTAATGATTGCTTTATGGCCTATAGTGACCTTTCTAGGCTTTTCTTGCCCATTGTCTCCACCTTTTACTTATGTCCTAATTTATAGAAAACCCAAATCATAGAAAAGGCTTTCTGGAATCTTTCTTTGCAATTTTTAAGCCTTCTTGAAGTAATACTAGAATATTTTATAAATGGGTGCTCCAACAAATTTTGATGATGATTTGAACATAACATTAATTGAAAGgctacataaaatttctgagaaatTTGATCCAAAACATTTTATATACAAAGAAACATTTTTTATGTTTGCAATATAGGATACTCGTGAAGTTTCAAGGGTATGAAAATAGAACATGTCATAAAATGCTAGAGGTACGCGGGACTTTTTGTGGTTTCCTATGTAGGAGCCAGCTATATTGGTAAATCTTGATGTTTAGTCAATTTGTTGATGAAATTAGTGCATGCGTTTTTTGTGTTACTATTAGAATTAATGCTCTTTCATATATGAAGAAGGTTTTAATAaacttaaaaatatttttatgaaCAATACTATATTTGAAGTCCCTTGAAAAATCACATGAAATATTTCCCCAAAAGTTTTCTACAAATTATTTTCTAAAACATGTTTTGAGCACTCTACTGAAAATTTCAACTGTGGTTTTACAAATATAGGATTTAGTGAAAATGTATCTACTAAAAATTTTGTGAATAAGGTTGTCTCCAGCAGCTATCATATCTCATCCCCTATTTGAAACTTTACACTATAAATAATGCAATCTACAATATAAATCCTCTATTTTGCACGATTTGTTAGGGACAGCCTAAGTTACGAAAGAAATGTGCTTGTCAAGTCTTCTCGTCGCTTTCCACCAGATTAGCTATATGGGTATTTTGTCTGTTTCTTGTTAAAACATACATTAATTATCAGGTATTTGTTAATGGTATGTTGCTTTTTTATATTTTGTTGATTGGAGCATTCAGTCATGGTAATTTTTCCTTTGATGCTTGTATGTTTATAGTGTGCATGGTTTTTTTGTTGCTTGTTGTTGGAGCAAGGACACAACATGATCCTCTATCACTTGTTGTTCAAGTGAAATGTTAGTGGTGGTGTATGGGCGAGAGAAAGGTTCGGGTTGAGGGATGTTGTGCTGATAGCTATTAGCGGCACGCTAATGTTTTTATCTTTTGATATCTGAGTTTTTTATGCTTGTTGCCAGGAAAACGTTAGTAGGTTTTTTTTCTTTAATAGCCGTAAGGATTTTGTTGCTTGGTGTCGAAGAAGCATTAGAAGAAGCATTAGTAACCATAAGGAATTTTAACCATTTGATTTTAAAAGTGAAACATCAGTAGATTTTTTCCCTTTTTCGTAGAGACATTAATATATAGTCGTAAGAATTTTATCGCTTGCTGTCGGACGAGCATTAGTAATCATAAAGGGTTTTAGTCGTTTGAAATGTAGGTTTTTTTCCATTTTCGGAGAGGCACTAATAGTCGCAAGGATTTTGTCGCTAGCTGTCGAAGGAGCATTAGTCGTAAGGGGTTTTAGCCATTTGATTTTAAAGTGAAGCGTTACTAGGGTTTTTTCGCTTTTTCGAAGAGGCGTTAATAGTCGTAATAATTTTGTCTCTTGCTGTCGGAGGAGCATGAGTAACCATAAAGGATTTTAGTCATTTGATTTTAATGTGAAGCATTACTAGGATTTTTCGCTTTTTCGAAGAGGCGTTAATAGTCGTTAGAATTTTGTCGTTTGCTGTCGGAGGAGCATCAGTAACCATAAAGGTTTTTAGTCATTTGATTTTAATGTGGAGCGTTACTAGGGTTTTTTTTCGCTTTTTCGAAGAGGCGTTAATAGCCGTAAGGATTTTGTCGCTTGCTATCGGAGGAGCATTTAGTAACCATAAAGGGTTTTAGTCGTTTGATTTTAATGTGAAGCGTTACTAGGGTTTTTTCGCTTTTTCAAAGAGGCGTTAATAGCCATAAGAATGTTGTCGCTTGTTGTCGGAGGAGCATCAATAACCATAAAGGTTTTAATGTGAAGCGTTACTAGTGTTTTTTTGCTTTTTTGAAGAGGCATTAATAGTCGTAAGAGTTTTGTCGCTTGTTGTCGGAGGAGCATCAGTAACCATAAATGGTTTGTCGTTTGATTTTAAAGTGAAGCGTTACTAGggtttttcgcttttttgaagaGGCTTTAATAGTCGTAAGAATTTTGACGCTTGTTGTCGGAGGAGCATCAGTAACTATAAAGGGTTTTAGTCATTTGATTTTAAAGTGAAGCGTTACTATGgttttttcgcttttttgaagaGGTGTTAATAACCGTAAAGATTTTGTCGCTTGTTGTCAGAGGAGCATTAGTAATCATAAATGGTTTTGGTCGTTTGATTTCAACGTGAAACATTAGTAGGTTTTTTCCTTTCTTCGAAGATGGCATTAATAGTTGTAGGGATTTTGTCGCTAACTGTCGGAGGAGCGTTAGTAGCCGTAAGGGGTTTTAGCCGTTTGATTTTAAGTGAAGCATTATTAGGGggttttttctttttcaaagATGTGTTAATAGTCGTAACGATTTTGTCGCTTGTTGTCGAAGGAGCATTAGTAACCATAAGAGTTTTTAGTCGTTCGATTTTATAGTGAAACATCAGTAGGGCTATTTTTTCTTTTCCGAAGAGGTGTTAATTGTCGTAAGGATTTTGTCGTTTGGTGTCGGAGAGCGTTAGTAACTATAAATGGTTTTAGCTGTTTGACTTTAAAATGAAATGTTAGTAGGGTTTCTTGTTTTTTTGAAGAGACGTTAATAACAGTAAAGATTTTTCCGCTTGTTGTCGGAGGACCATAATAAAAGGTTTGAGCCGTTTGATTTTAAAGTGAATCGTTAGTAGTTTTTTTGTTTTTTCGAAGACGTGTTAATAATCGTAAGGATTTTGTCACTTGCTATCGAAGGAGCGATAGTCGTAAGGATTTTGTCGCTTGCTGTCGGAGGAGCATCAACAACCATAAATGGTTTTAGTCGTTTGATTTTAAAGTGAAGCGTTACTAGGGGttttttcactttttcgaagaggCGTTAATAGCCGTAAGGATTTTGTCGCTTGTTGTCGGAGGAGCATTAGTAATCATAAATGGTTTTAGTCGTTTAATTTCAAAGTGAAACATTGGTAGGTTTTTTCCTTTTTTCGAAGATGGCATTAATAGTCGTAGGGATTTTGTCGCTATGTGTCGGAGGAGCGTTAGTAGCTGTAAGGGGTTTTAGCCGTTTGATTTTAAAGTGAAGCGTTACTAGGGTTTTTTTGCTTTTTCAAAGATGCATTAATAGTCGTAAGGATCTTGTCATTTGCTGTCGAAGGAGCATTAGTAACCATAAGAGTTTTTAGTGGTTCGATTTTAGAGTGAAACATTAGTAGGGttgttttttttcctttttctgaaGAGGTGTTAATTGCCGTAAGGATTTTGTCATTTGTATTCGGAGAGCGTTCGTAACTATAAATGGTTTTAGCTGTTCGATTTTAAAATGAAATGTTAGTAgggttttttttgttttttcaaGAGACGTTAATAACACTAAAGATTTTGTCGCTTGTTGTCGGAGGAGCATTAGTAACCATAATAAAAGGTTTGAGCCGTTTGATTTTAAAGTGAATCTTTAGTAGGTTTTTTTCGAAGACGTGTTAATAGTCGTAAGGATTTTATCGCTTGTTGTCGAAGGAGCAATAATCGTAAGGATTTTGTCGCTTGCTGTCGGAGGAGCATCAGTAACCATAAAGGGTTTTAGTCGTTTGATTTTAAAGTGAAGCGATACTAGGGTTTTTTTCGCTTTTTCGAAGAGGCGTTAATAGTCATAAGAACTTTGGCGCTTGTTGTCGGAGGAGCATTAGTAACCATAAAGGGTTTTCGTCGTTTGATTTCAACGTGAATCATTGTCAGGTTTTCCCTTTTTTCGAAGATGGCATTAATAGTCATTGGGTTTTTGTCGCTAGGTGTCGGAGGAGCGTTAGTAGCCGTAAGGggtttttgccgtttgattttaaaGTGAAGCATTACTagggtttttttcctttttcaaaGATGTGTCGATAGTCGTAAGGATTTTGTCATTTGATGTCGAAGGAGCATTAGTAACCATAAGAGTTTTTAGTCGTTCGATTAGTAGGGCtgattttttcctttttccaaaGAGGTGTTAATTGTCGTAAGGATTTTATCGTTTGCTATCGGAGAGCGTTCATAACTGTAAATGGTTTTAACTGTTTGGTTTTAAAATGAAATGTTAGTAGGGTTTTTAGTTTTTAAGATACATTAACAACATTAAAGAATTTACCGCTTATTGTTGAAGGAGCATTAATAACCATAATAAAAGGTTTGAGCCGTTTGATTTTAAAGTGAATCTTTAGtaggtttttttcttttttcgaagACATGTTAATAGTCGTAAGGATTTTGTCGCTTGCTGTCGAAGGAGCAATAATCGTAAGGATTTTGTCGCTTGCTGTCGGAGGAGCATCAGTAATCATAAAGGGTTTTAGTCGTTTGATTTTAAAGTGAAGCGTTACTAGGGTTTTTTCGCTTTTTCGAAGAGGCGTTAATAGTCGTAAGAATTTTGGCGCTTGTTGTCGGAGGAGCATTAGTAACCATAAAGGATTTTCGTCGCTTGATTTCAACGTGAATCATTAGTAGGGTTTTTCCTTTTTTTAAAGATGGCATTAATAGTCGTTGGGTTTTTGTCGCTAGGTGTCGGAGGAGTGTTAGTAGCCGTACGGgggttttgccgtttgattttaaaGCGAAGTGTTACTAGggtttttgccgtttgattttaatGTGAAGCGTTACTAGGGTTTTTTGCTTTTTCAAAGATGCGTTAATAGTCGTAAGGATTTTGTCATTTGATGTCGAAGGAGCATTAGTAACCATAAGAGTTTTTAGTTGTTCAATTAGTAGGGCTGATTTTTCCTTTTTCCAAAGAGGTGTTAATTGTCGTAAGGATTTTGTCGTTTGCTGTCGGAGAGCGTTCATAACTATAAATGGTTTTAGCTGTTCGGTTTTAAAATGAAATGTTAGTAGGGTTTTTTGTTTTTTAAGAGACGTTAACAACATTAAAGATTTTGCCGCTTGTTGTCGAAGGAGCATTAGTAACCATAATAAAAGGTTTGAGCCGTTTGATTTTAAAGTGAATCGTTAGTAGGTTTTTTTTTCGTTTTTTCTGAAGACGCGCGTTAATAGTCGTAAGGATTTTGTCGCTTGTTGTCGAAGAGCATTCGCAACCGTGAAAGGTTCgccgcttaagttttgaagtggcATTAGAAACCATAGAGAAGTTTGTCATTTGCCGTCGGAAAAAAATATTGGGTGGTACTCATAGGACATTTTATTTGCTTATTATCGTAGCGTTCTTTCGGTATTATAACGTGTTTGGTTTGCCACAAGTTATAGTGAGCCTTCTCTTCAATTCACACAAGGAAGCTCGGTAGTAGTACGATTTTTGTATCGAGGAAGACAAAAATTTATGACGTTTTGCCGAAGCGTCTTGTATTTTTGTCGCACGCATTGTAGGTGGCGACACTACACTACGTACGCACACGGAATAGGAGCATGGATGGATACGGAGAGCGGTGCAACGGCGGCAAGGTACAAAAGCAGATGATGGAAGCTGCGCGCGGCATGCCGCCGGGGGTGAAAGAAAGCCTGCGACTGCGCGACGGCACGCATCGTCCAAAGGCCGCGCCGCGCAGGCCGTCATACGGCGCACGCACGCACCACCGGTGGAGTGGAGAGAGATGGAATGGAAGGCAACGCAGCCGCGGCTTTTGGGGGCTGCCAGTTTGTGTGCGGCGTCTCAAGCGGGACCACGCGCCCCCTGCACctccccggccacgtgtcgcgcgcagtccACGTCGCGCGTACGTGGGTCCCGCCGCACAGAACCCGCTGCTCTTCCGTCCACGCGACCCGAGCTCGCACACCACCCACGCGGACGCGGACGCCGAGGGGGAAGCGGAGCGAGAAGAATAAGAccccgtctctctctctctcttgagtCTTCTCCTCCACCCCGCCGGCCCCTCCACCACCTCGATCTCATCCGATGCCCTAGCTAGGCGAGCTTCGCATGGATTCACCTGCGGCTGCGTCGCCTTCGCTGCTCCGGGACGACTCGTGCCGCCGCCGCTCTCCGTCCACCGCGTGACCGCACCACCGCCCGCTGATGACCAGCGCCGGCGTCAACGTACCGGGCGACGACGGGGTCGGGAACCCGGCCGCCGCGTCCGGGTCCGCCTCCGCCCCAGAATGCCGGACGATGCAGCGCAGGCGGCGGCGCCTCGAGCCACAAGGATCCGGCGACGCCGCCGCGGGGCCGAGCTGGGTGCGCCGGCTCCGCCCGGCCGCCTCCCGGttctcgccgtcgccgtcgcaggGCTCTGCGGACAGGCCCAACGACGAGGAGCAGGAAGAGGATGACCCGGACGTGCAGGAGATGGAGCTCGTCCCGCTCCCGCCGGCGGGGCCGCAGGAGCTCCAGCCTGCCGACGTCCCCGCGCAGGTGTGGCCCGTGGCGTTCGGCTCCCTGTCCATGGCGGGGCGGATGCGCATGATGGAGGACACCATCTCGCTCCACCCGGACCTGTGCACCTGGGCCGACGGCTCgcccgtgcacttcttcgcggtcTTCGACGGCCACGGCGGCTCCCATGTACGTGATCCGAACATTTCATGACCATCTATCAGTATCACTTGGCAGCAGATTTTTTTTACCTAATTACTCCCAGTAGATAGTAGATGTTATACTTTTACCTATATATATTCTACATCATATCACTTGGCTACTTTTATAGTGTTTTGTCTCTCTATATATTGTTGAACTCCTGCTGCTACTGTGATTTATTTGTCTGTTTGCATCATCATGTAACAAGAAAGGTACTAGGCCAAGAAAGGAAGAGTAAGGGCATGAATGCGTGCCGAAGAAAGGCTGCCACAGCTAGCTTCCTCGTCTCCTCAGCACCACGTTTGGCTTTGGCTACTATAGCAGCAGTCACTGCTTTCTTTCTGCTGTTAGCTAGTACCAAGTGTCCAGCTGGCCACATTCTAGTGAGAACGTATCTTGTGCGCAAGGAGCGTTGGTGCTCCCATGAGCAAAATCAATCCAGACCACATCCTCCACATCCAACGGTGTTGTGTCAGGGGGTTTTGTAAAATGTTCTTTGCAACTCTGTACATTTTACAAAAACCCCCCTGACGCAGCACCGTTGGATGTGGAGGGTGTGGTCTGGATTGATTTTGCTCATGGGAGCAGCAGAGCTCCTTGCTCATAAGATACGTTCTCCATTCTAGTTCCTTCTAAATCCGACATGCATGCATCCACGTTTCTCTACCTCGTTTAATTGTCTTTTTATTTATTTGCATGAGACAGTATTATATATAATTAACAAGGGCTGTCCGATCAGGTGTCCGCGCTGTGCCGCGACCGGATGCACGAGTTCGTGGCGGAGGAGCTGGGCAAGGAGGGGGCCGCCTTCCTTCGGCGGCGGCAGGAGTGGCTGGCGTGgggcgacggcgccggcgccgagACGAGCGCCGCGGCGTTCGTCAGGGGGCCCCGCGGCGCGTGGCCGGAGCGCGAGGAGGAGGAGCGCGCGTGGCGCTCGGCGCTGCGGAGGAGCTTCCGTCGCGCCGACGCGATGGCGGCGCTGGCGTGCGCGTGCGGGCGCGTGGCGCGCCCGAGCTGCCGCTGCCCGCTTTCCAGCGTCGTCTCCGGCATCGTCGGGTCCACGGCCGTGGTGGCGCTCCTCGTCCGCGGCCGCCTCGTCGTCGCCAACTGCGGCGACTCCCGCGCCGTGCTCTGCCGCGGGCCCGCCGGCACGCCGCCCGTCCCGCTCTCCTCCGACCACAAGGTATGTACGTGCGTACTCCGATTGTCGGAGAGCGAGAGACCGGGGACTAGGACACCGCTGCTTTACTTGTCGGCTTTGACTcgccggtggtggtggtggtccgCCACTGAGATGAGTCAGTCTCGGCGACGTTGACCATTGACCGCCGTTGCGCCGGGTGTCGGGGGGTGGGCCCGCTTGTGGTGGTTCCCGTGTGAGGTGTCGCGCTCGCGCCTCCAGAAGTTTCAGTCGAAGCCGACTCGTGGTTGGCCTCCGGCGGCGGGCTGTTCGTGCTCGCCGACGTGCAGCGCCCTGACGTCAGCGGCAACGGAGGTGAGCGGGTGGTGCTGGCGTTGAGATCTCGTATCGTATAGTACATGTCTACATGGGTCAGGTACCACCGTGTGCTGGCCCATGACACTCCTGCGGCTCACGGTGCCGGTACGGACATACATGACGTGACTAATAGATTGTCTAATAATACGGATAGAATAGAGGAATATATAAGCATCTATAGTTCTCTACTACAATCTAAACCTTAATGTTCCTTTTCTCTTCACCTTTTCTCATGACGACGTAATGATGTGGAGACTGAGTGAAACAGTGGCAGGACAGGTCAGGTCAGGGCTGTCCGTTCGGCACCTGCAGGATCGATCGaggccagcagcagcagcagcagcacgggTACCAAAGCGGGCCATGCAGTGGCAGTCCCGTGGATAGCCTCCAACTTCCGGGGCGGGTCGCGGCGCGCCATCGCTGTCGCCGAGAGGACACGTGGCGGCGACGCCGGGGGTTCCGAGGTTTGGGCACGTGTCGGTGAACGCCGGGGCACGTGGGGTGACCCGAGTGGCCGCAGGCAGGTGGCCTCTGGTACCTGTACCTCCAAAGCCGCGCGCGGGGCCCGGCAGTCTCCACTGGCTGTCGCCTGGGCCCCGCCCTGGGAGCCAGGAGAGGAAGGGGGTGGTGGCCGGAGGCGCAACCTGGCCTTGCTTGCCGCCTCTGCTCGCGGGACGGTAGAGAGAATGGAGAGAATCGCCTCGCTAGGAGTAGTACGGAGTGCTGCCGTGCTGGTTGGTTGGTGTTCAGCTCTCTCATCTTTTGGGACGGGTGGTCACCAAAAAAACAGCATGTTTGTAGTGCGCCAACATTCGTGCTGATCAACTAATCACTGCTTGTTTTTTGTTGTTGCTGTTGGGAACTCGTAACGAAACCCTGTGTGCAGCCAAACCGGCCGGACGAGAGGGCGCGGATCGAGGCGGCCGGCGGCCTGGTGGTGTTCAACAACGGCCACCGCGTGCGTGGGATCCTCGCCATGTCACGCGCGCTAGGTACCAATGTCTGGTGTACGTACATGATCGTTTGTGCTGCCGCTGATCATTTCCGTTCCATTTAACGCTGGCTGCGCAGGGGacaggctgctgaggcctgaagtgATCGCGGAGCCGGAGATCACCGTGACGGAGCGGACGGCGGAGGACGAGTGCATGATCCTGGCGACCGACGGGATGTGGGACGTGATCGCCAACGACGTCGCCTGCAACGTCGCCCGCCACTGCCTGGAGGACGGGAACCCGCCTCcagccgccaccgccgccgccgccaccgccggccgcGAGGAGGAGCCGCGGTGCGTCCGCGCCACCTCGCTCCTGGCCAGGCTCGCCATCGGCAGGGAGACCCTGGATAACGTCAGCATCATCGTCGTTGACCTCAAGCACAGGGAGTGAATGACTgagtgcctgcctgcctcgcttgCTTGCTCTGTCGCCGTGCATCAGCAGCTTAGTCGATCTAGGAGTGAACTGGTACCGTGAGAGGAGGTGTGATCGTCTAGACCTGGCATTTCCTTCGTTCTTTCGATTCGAAGATAAGATTCTAGCTGTTTCCTTTTTTTTGGAGAGAAAGAAAGTGGATGGAAGATTGCCGTCCTTAATTAAatgaagacaacaacaacaacaaaaaaagaGAGGAAAAAGAGAGCAATTGTACAGAGTATGATATGGTGCGACATTTCTGTGCATTAGTGAACTTGCTTCCATTTTCTCAAGGACAATAGTTCGGCTGGTGTCTCTCTGCTTGCTTGGCTGTCGTTCTCTATCGTCTGCTGGGTCTGTGGGATGAATTTTTACTGCAGCAGCTTTGGGGGAGCGGCAGCACTGCTTGCAGGGTGCTCATGCGATCTTCAGCTCTTAATGCAGCGGAAGGTGGCACCGCCAGATCACTGATACTCTTGCAGTTTCGTTTTTTGTTTTAATTGCAGAGTTTGATCTTTAATGTTAGCTCGTATGCAAATTTTTTCACGCTAATTTGTATAAATTAGATCTAAGCATTTCTCGAATTAGACAAAAAGGTTGGGGATCGTCGTATCGCATGCTCAACGGCTCCAATGGAGATGGCTAGGGGAACTATCCGCACGATTGGTTGCATGCTCCTCCCAAACCAGTCTCTACGCGTGCGTTGACTGCTTCCCAATGTTTAATTGGAAGACTGAATGTGGATGGCCATGCCTGCATGTGTGGATGCAGTGTAAGCTAAATTAAAGCTTTTTGGTTGTACGTATGCAAACGGAGAAAACTGCATTTGTGGAGGGACAGGCTCGCGCGAGACATGTGCTGGTTGTGCAACCAACCAATCATGCGATATGCGATCATCGTCGACCACGGGTAGATTGCCAATGGATATGGTGGATATCGACTGATCATGCCTGAGATGGATCGAGGGGTGCCACACTGGCCACGTAGGGAACAACTATCGAGGAGGGGAACCGTTACTCTCTTTGGTGTCCTATTAATCATCATTTTGTACAAGAAGTTTCAAATTAGACTTATAAATTTTTTAAAACCTAATATTTATAACACCGATTTATCttaaaaactatttttatagaaatataaatgtattaagaatttatttgcattttaataaaaaaattattggttaaaattatattttgaaaacCGTGTCGTTGTTCTAAACGATAACTGATAGtacacttgtcggcgtttcgaccacggggggtccctggaccgacgagtaaattgtcgttgcgtgtcccagcccagatgggttggcgcgggacggaacacaaaggggggcggcttcgtgttatcctgcgccagagtggatgcgcttgcagtagggggttacaagcgttcgcaagggagagagagagtccccgcgcgaccaccccctcccgtacgagggccctggacctttcttttatagatgtaaggagagggtccaggtgtacaatggggggtgtagcaatatgctaacgtgtccgacagagaggagccagagccctatgtacatgccaacgtggctgtcggagaggtgctagagccctgtgcatgcgatgtcgtggccgtcggaggagcgcttgagccctgtagaagcacagctgtcggggctatcgggaccttgctgacgtctccttgcttccgtaaggggctgagagccgccgtcgtcatgggcgcacgcggggagccatcattacttgtcatcgaggcgagcctggatgggacgccggtcttgttcccccatagcctgagctagctaggggtagggcaatgatgtaccccctgcggcgtggtcggtccgagcccaaggtcgggcgaggcggagactcctcctgaggccgaggccggggtcgggcaaggacgcgattcctcccgatgtcaaggttgagtccgagccctgcggtcgggcgaggcggagaccgccttccgaggtcgaggttgaggccgagccctggggtcgggcgaggcgtagaccgctttccgaggtcgaggttgaggctgagccctggggtcgggcgaggcggagaccaccttccgaggccgaggcgggggctgagccctggggtcgggcgaggcggagcttcctgtggtgcCTGAGGctagactcggctgctgtcagcctcaccttggcgggtggcacagcagtcggagcagggcaggcggcgctgttttcctgtcaggtcagtcagtggaggggcaaagtgactgcggtcacttcggccctgccgactgaggaacgtgcgtcaggataaggtgtcaggcgatccttgcattgaatgctcctgcgatacggtcggttggcgaggcgatctggccaaggttgcttcactgcgaagcctgcccgagctaggcctcaggcgagtcgagggcgcgcccg
This portion of the Zea mays cultivar B73 chromosome 2, Zm-B73-REFERENCE-NAM-5.0, whole genome shotgun sequence genome encodes:
- the LOC103646787 gene encoding probable protein phosphatase 2C 37 produces the protein MTSAGVNVPGDDGVGNPAAASGSASAPECRTMQRRRRRLEPQGSGDAAAGPSWVRRLRPAASRFSPSPSQGSADRPNDEEQEEDDPDVQEMELVPLPPAGPQELQPADVPAQVWPVAFGSLSMAGRMRMMEDTISLHPDLCTWADGSPVHFFAVFDGHGGSHVSALCRDRMHEFVAEELGKEGAAFLRRRQEWLAWGDGAGAETSAAAFVRGPRGAWPEREEEERAWRSALRRSFRRADAMAALACACGRVARPSCRCPLSSVVSGIVGSTAVVALLVRGRLVVANCGDSRAVLCRGPAGTPPVPLSSDHKPNRPDERARIEAAGGLVVFNNGHRVRGILAMSRALGDRLLRPEVIAEPEITVTERTAEDECMILATDGMWDVIANDVACNVARHCLEDGNPPPAATAAAATAGREEEPRCVRATSLLARLAIGRETLDNVSIIVVDLKHRE